One window from the genome of Hippocampus zosterae strain Florida chromosome 7, ASM2543408v3, whole genome shotgun sequence encodes:
- the LOC127604158 gene encoding gastrula zinc finger protein XlCGF57.1-like isoform X9, with translation MDGWISHSSITMFVMHACLIFLLTVHGTVSHCTGWPQFWTISQLRACVREEGYDVALCSNIVKKIGSSSLTGWPPLMYTMQRRLLQDCKGSSASPKMSKNISEDACPERLDAESFHMKEEEENKEEEQQVPYIKREEEPDYPCMKDGENTSLNVDDDEDEESHGDPTCHTDDKPWKCQCGKMFTCQSALKRHVRIHTGEKPFACSVCGQRFFEKGTLKRHTRTHTGEKPFYCLVCGQRFSRKGSLKIHARTHTGENPFSCLVCGQRFSRKENLKLHAKTHTGEKPFACLVCGQRFSRKGSLKIHAKTHTGEKPFSCLVCGQRFSKTGTLKIHTRTHSGEKPYSCSVCGKRFPHKGNLKVHTRTHTGEKPFACLDCGQKFSDKRILKRHTKTHTGEKPFACTDCGQRFSQKAHLKNHRRTHTGEKPFACSHCGKKFSDKRNFKRHARTHTGEKPFACSYCGQKFSFKGSRINHTRTHAGEKPFCCSVCGQKSSDKRTLKNTPEHTLVRTNNLHQSELK, from the exons atggatggatggatatcccaTTCCTCAATTACAATGTTTGTGATGCATGCTTGTCTAATTTTTCTTCTTACTGTACACGGTACAGTTTCTCACTGTACAGGGTGGCCTCAATTTTGGACAATTTCTcaactgcgtgcgtgcgtgcgggaggaagggtatgatgtggctctttgcagtaacatagtaaaaaaaattggctcttcgtctctgactggttggccacccctgatgtatacaatgcagaggcgattgctccaagactgcaagggaagctcagcttcccctaaaatgtcaaaaa ATATCAGCGAAGATGCTTGTCCTGAGCGGCTGGATGCAGAGTCCTTTCAcatgaaagaagaagaggagaacAAAGAG GAAGAACAGCAGGTCCCATACATTAAAAGAGAGGAGGAGCCAGATTACCCTTGCATGAAAGATGGTGAAaacacatcattaaatgttgatgatgatgaggatgaagagtcTCATGGTGATCCTACATGTCACACTGACGACAAACCCTGGAAATGTCAGTGTGGGAAGATGTTTACTTGTCAGAGTGCTTTGAAAAGACATGTGAGaatccacactggtgagaagccttttgcctgctcagtttgtggccaaagattctttgAGAAGGGAACCTTAAAAAGacacaccagaacacacactggtgagaaacctttttactgcttagtttgtggccaaagattctctagGAAGGGAAGTTTAAAAATACACGCGAGAACACACACTGGCGAGAATCCTTTTTcctgcttagtttgtggccaaagattctctagGAAGGAAAACTTAAAATTacacgcaaaaacacacactggtgagaaac cttttgcctgcttagtttgtggccaaagattctctagGAAGGGAAGCTTAAAAATACATGCGAAAacgcacactggtgagaaacctttttcctgcttagtttgtggccaaagattctctaaGACGGGAACCTTAAAAATACATACCAGAACACACTCTGGCGAGAAACCATATtcatgctcagtttgtggtaaaagattCCCCCATAAGGGAAACTTAAAagtacacacaagaacccacactggtgagaaaccttttgcctgtttggATTGTGGCCAAAAATTCTCTGACAAGAGAATCTTAAAAAGacacaccaaaacacacactggtgagaaaccctttgcctgtacagattgtggccaaagattctctcagaaggcacacctaaaaaatCACAggagaacccacactggtgagaagccttttgcctgttcaCATTGTGGCAAAAAATTCTCTGACAAGAGAAACTTTAAACGGCAcgccagaacacacactggtgagaaaccttttgcctgttcataCTGTGGCCAAAAATTCTCTTTTAAGGGAAGCCGAATTaaccacacaagaacccacgctggtgagaaacctttttgctgctcagtttgtggccaaaaatCCTCTGACAAGAGAACCTTAAAAAacacaccagaacacacactggtgagaacaaacaacctacatcaatcagagttaaaatga
- the LOC127604158 gene encoding gastrula zinc finger protein XlCGF57.1-like isoform X7, whose amino-acid sequence MDGWISHSSITMFVMHACLIFLLTVHGTVSHCTGWPQFWTISQLRACVREEGYDVALCSNIVKKIGSSSLTGWPPLMYTMQRRLLQDCKGSSASPKMSKNISEDACPERLDAESFHMKEEEENKEEEQQIPNIKREEEQLDAEPFHIKEEEENKEEEQQVPYIKREEEPDYPCMKDGENTSLNVDDDEDEESHGDPTCHTDDKPWKCQCGKMFTCQSALKRHVRIHTGEKPFACSVCGQRFFEKGTLKRHTRTHTGEKPFYCLVCGQRFSRKGSLKIHARTHTGENPFSCLVCGQRFSRKENLKLHAKTHTGEKPFACLVCGQRFSRKGSLKIHAKTHTGEKPFSCLVCGQRFSKTGTLKIHTRTHSGEKPYSCSVCGKRFPHKGNLKVHTRTHTGEKPFACLDCGQKFSDKRILKRHTKTHTGEKPFACTDCGQRFSQKAHLKNHRRTHTGEKPFACSHCGKKFSDKRNFKRHARTHTGEKPFACSYCGQKFSFKGSRINHTRTHAGEKPFCCSVCGQKSSDKRTLKNTPEHTLVRTNNLHQSELK is encoded by the exons atggatggatggatatcccaTTCCTCAATTACAATGTTTGTGATGCATGCTTGTCTAATTTTTCTTCTTACTGTACACGGTACAGTTTCTCACTGTACAGGGTGGCCTCAATTTTGGACAATTTCTcaactgcgtgcgtgcgtgcgggaggaagggtatgatgtggctctttgcagtaacatagtaaaaaaaattggctcttcgtctctgactggttggccacccctgatgtatacaatgcagaggcgattgctccaagactgcaagggaagctcagcttcccctaaaatgtcaaaaa ATATCAGCGAAGATGCTTGTCCTGAGCGGCTGGATGCAGAGTCCTTTCAcatgaaagaagaagaggagaacAAAGAG GAAGAACAGCAGATCCCAAACATTAAAAGAGAGGAGGAGCAGCTGGATGCAGAGCCCTTtcacattaaagaggaagaggagaacaaAGAGGAAGAACAGCAGGTCCCATACATTAAAAGAGAGGAGGAGCCAGATTACCCTTGCATGAAAGATGGTGAAaacacatcattaaatgttgatgatgatgaggatgaagagtcTCATGGTGATCCTACATGTCACACTGACGACAAACCCTGGAAATGTCAGTGTGGGAAGATGTTTACTTGTCAGAGTGCTTTGAAAAGACATGTGAGaatccacactggtgagaagccttttgcctgctcagtttgtggccaaagattctttgAGAAGGGAACCTTAAAAAGacacaccagaacacacactggtgagaaacctttttactgcttagtttgtggccaaagattctctagGAAGGGAAGTTTAAAAATACACGCGAGAACACACACTGGCGAGAATCCTTTTTcctgcttagtttgtggccaaagattctctagGAAGGAAAACTTAAAATTacacgcaaaaacacacactggtgagaaac cttttgcctgcttagtttgtggccaaagattctctagGAAGGGAAGCTTAAAAATACATGCGAAAacgcacactggtgagaaacctttttcctgcttagtttgtggccaaagattctctaaGACGGGAACCTTAAAAATACATACCAGAACACACTCTGGCGAGAAACCATATtcatgctcagtttgtggtaaaagattCCCCCATAAGGGAAACTTAAAagtacacacaagaacccacactggtgagaaaccttttgcctgtttggATTGTGGCCAAAAATTCTCTGACAAGAGAATCTTAAAAAGacacaccaaaacacacactggtgagaaaccctttgcctgtacagattgtggccaaagattctctcagaaggcacacctaaaaaatCACAggagaacccacactggtgagaagccttttgcctgttcaCATTGTGGCAAAAAATTCTCTGACAAGAGAAACTTTAAACGGCAcgccagaacacacactggtgagaaaccttttgcctgttcataCTGTGGCCAAAAATTCTCTTTTAAGGGAAGCCGAATTaaccacacaagaacccacgctggtgagaaacctttttgctgctcagtttgtggccaaaaatCCTCTGACAAGAGAACCTTAAAAAacacaccagaacacacactggtgagaacaaacaacctacatcaatcagagttaaaatga
- the LOC127604158 gene encoding gastrula zinc finger protein XlCGF57.1-like isoform X1, with protein MDGWISHSSITMFVMHACLIFLLTVHGTVSHCTGWPQFWTISQLRACVREEGYDVALCSNIVKKIGSSSLTGWPPLMYTMQRRLLQDCKGSSASPKMSKNISEDACPERLDAESFHMKEEEENKEVEQQVRYIKREEEPDYPCTKDDISKDAFPERLDAEPLNIKEEEENKEEEQQIPNIKREEEQLDAEPFHIKEEEENKEEEQQVPYIKREEEPDYPCMKDGENTSLNVDDDEDEESHGDPTCHTDDKPWKCQCGKMFTCQSALKRHVRIHTGEKPFACSVCGQRFFEKGTLKRHTRTHTGEKPFYCLVCGQRFSRKGSLKIHARTHTGENPFSCLVCGQRFSRKENLKLHAKTHTGEKPFACLVCGQRFSRKGSLKIHAKTHTGEKPFSCLVCGQRFSKTGTLKIHTRTHSGEKPYSCSVCGKRFPHKGNLKVHTRTHTGEKPFACLDCGQKFSDKRILKRHTKTHTGEKPFACTDCGQRFSQKAHLKNHRRTHTGEKPFACSHCGKKFSDKRNFKRHARTHTGEKPFACSYCGQKFSFKGSRINHTRTHAGEKPFCCSVCGQKSSDKRTLKNTPEHTLVRTNNLHQSELK; from the exons atggatggatggatatcccaTTCCTCAATTACAATGTTTGTGATGCATGCTTGTCTAATTTTTCTTCTTACTGTACACGGTACAGTTTCTCACTGTACAGGGTGGCCTCAATTTTGGACAATTTCTcaactgcgtgcgtgcgtgcgggaggaagggtatgatgtggctctttgcagtaacatagtaaaaaaaattggctcttcgtctctgactggttggccacccctgatgtatacaatgcagaggcgattgctccaagactgcaagggaagctcagcttcccctaaaatgtcaaaaa ATATCAGCGAAGATGCTTGTCCTGAGCGGCTGGATGCAGAGTCCTTTCAcatgaaagaagaagaggagaacAAAGAGGTAGAACAGCAGGTCCGATACATTAAAAGAGAGGAGGAGCCAGATTACCCTTGCACGAAAGATG ATATCAGCAAAGATGCTTTTCCTGAGCGGCTGGATGCAGAGCCCTTAaacattaaagaggaagaggagaacaaAGAGGAAGAACAGCAGATCCCAAACATTAAAAGAGAGGAGGAGCAGCTGGATGCAGAGCCCTTtcacattaaagaggaagaggagaacaaAGAGGAAGAACAGCAGGTCCCATACATTAAAAGAGAGGAGGAGCCAGATTACCCTTGCATGAAAGATGGTGAAaacacatcattaaatgttgatgatgatgaggatgaagagtcTCATGGTGATCCTACATGTCACACTGACGACAAACCCTGGAAATGTCAGTGTGGGAAGATGTTTACTTGTCAGAGTGCTTTGAAAAGACATGTGAGaatccacactggtgagaagccttttgcctgctcagtttgtggccaaagattctttgAGAAGGGAACCTTAAAAAGacacaccagaacacacactggtgagaaacctttttactgcttagtttgtggccaaagattctctagGAAGGGAAGTTTAAAAATACACGCGAGAACACACACTGGCGAGAATCCTTTTTcctgcttagtttgtggccaaagattctctagGAAGGAAAACTTAAAATTacacgcaaaaacacacactggtgagaaac cttttgcctgcttagtttgtggccaaagattctctagGAAGGGAAGCTTAAAAATACATGCGAAAacgcacactggtgagaaacctttttcctgcttagtttgtggccaaagattctctaaGACGGGAACCTTAAAAATACATACCAGAACACACTCTGGCGAGAAACCATATtcatgctcagtttgtggtaaaagattCCCCCATAAGGGAAACTTAAAagtacacacaagaacccacactggtgagaaaccttttgcctgtttggATTGTGGCCAAAAATTCTCTGACAAGAGAATCTTAAAAAGacacaccaaaacacacactggtgagaaaccctttgcctgtacagattgtggccaaagattctctcagaaggcacacctaaaaaatCACAggagaacccacactggtgagaagccttttgcctgttcaCATTGTGGCAAAAAATTCTCTGACAAGAGAAACTTTAAACGGCAcgccagaacacacactggtgagaaaccttttgcctgttcataCTGTGGCCAAAAATTCTCTTTTAAGGGAAGCCGAATTaaccacacaagaacccacgctggtgagaaacctttttgctgctcagtttgtggccaaaaatCCTCTGACAAGAGAACCTTAAAAAacacaccagaacacacactggtgagaacaaacaacctacatcaatcagagttaaaatga
- the LOC127604158 gene encoding zinc finger protein 771-like isoform X10 → MDGWISHSSITMFVMHACLIFLLTVHGTVSHCTGWPQFWTISQLRACVREEGYDVALCSNIVKKIGSSSLTGWPPLMYTMQRRLLQDCKGSSASPKMSKNISEDACPERLDAESFHMKEEEENKEVEQQVRYIKREEEPDYPCTKDDISKDAFPERLDAEPLNIKEEEENKEEEQQIPNIKREEEQLDAEPFHIKEEEENKEEEQQVPYIKREEEPDYPCMKDGENTSLNVDDDEDEESHGDPTCHTDDKPWKCQCGKMFTCQSALKRHVRIHTGEKPFACSVCGQRFFEKGTLKRHTRTHTGEKPFSCLVCGQRFSKTGTLKIHTRTHSGEKPYSCSVCGKRFPHKGNLKVHTRTHTGEKPFACLDCGQKFSDKRILKRHTKTHTGEKPFACTDCGQRFSQKAHLKNHRRTHTGEKPFACSHCGKKFSDKRNFKRHARTHTGEKPFACSYCGQKFSFKGSRINHTRTHAGEKPFCCSVCGQKSSDKRTLKNTPEHTLVRTNNLHQSELK, encoded by the exons atggatggatggatatcccaTTCCTCAATTACAATGTTTGTGATGCATGCTTGTCTAATTTTTCTTCTTACTGTACACGGTACAGTTTCTCACTGTACAGGGTGGCCTCAATTTTGGACAATTTCTcaactgcgtgcgtgcgtgcgggaggaagggtatgatgtggctctttgcagtaacatagtaaaaaaaattggctcttcgtctctgactggttggccacccctgatgtatacaatgcagaggcgattgctccaagactgcaagggaagctcagcttcccctaaaatgtcaaaaa ATATCAGCGAAGATGCTTGTCCTGAGCGGCTGGATGCAGAGTCCTTTCAcatgaaagaagaagaggagaacAAAGAGGTAGAACAGCAGGTCCGATACATTAAAAGAGAGGAGGAGCCAGATTACCCTTGCACGAAAGATG ATATCAGCAAAGATGCTTTTCCTGAGCGGCTGGATGCAGAGCCCTTAaacattaaagaggaagaggagaacaaAGAGGAAGAACAGCAGATCCCAAACATTAAAAGAGAGGAGGAGCAGCTGGATGCAGAGCCCTTtcacattaaagaggaagaggagaacaaAGAGGAAGAACAGCAGGTCCCATACATTAAAAGAGAGGAGGAGCCAGATTACCCTTGCATGAAAGATGGTGAAaacacatcattaaatgttgatgatgatgaggatgaagagtcTCATGGTGATCCTACATGTCACACTGACGACAAACCCTGGAAATGTCAGTGTGGGAAGATGTTTACTTGTCAGAGTGCTTTGAAAAGACATGTGAGaatccacactggtgagaagccttttgcctgctcagtttgtggccaaagattctttgAGAAGGGAACCTTAAAAAGacacaccagaacacacactggtgagaaac ctttttcctgcttagtttgtggccaaagattctctaaGACGGGAACCTTAAAAATACATACCAGAACACACTCTGGCGAGAAACCATATtcatgctcagtttgtggtaaaagattCCCCCATAAGGGAAACTTAAAagtacacacaagaacccacactggtgagaaaccttttgcctgtttggATTGTGGCCAAAAATTCTCTGACAAGAGAATCTTAAAAAGacacaccaaaacacacactggtgagaaaccctttgcctgtacagattgtggccaaagattctctcagaaggcacacctaaaaaatCACAggagaacccacactggtgagaagccttttgcctgttcaCATTGTGGCAAAAAATTCTCTGACAAGAGAAACTTTAAACGGCAcgccagaacacacactggtgagaaaccttttgcctgttcataCTGTGGCCAAAAATTCTCTTTTAAGGGAAGCCGAATTaaccacacaagaacccacgctggtgagaaacctttttgctgctcagtttgtggccaaaaatCCTCTGACAAGAGAACCTTAAAAAacacaccagaacacacactggtgagaacaaacaacctacatcaatcagagttaaaatga
- the LOC127604158 gene encoding gastrula zinc finger protein XlCGF57.1-like isoform X4, which produces MDGWISHSSITMFVMHACLIFLLTVHGTVSHCTGWPQFWTISQLRACVREEGYDVALCSNIVKKIGSSSLTGWPPLMYTMQRRLLQDCKGSSASPKMSKNISEDACPERLDAESFHMKEEEENKEVEQQVRYIKREEEPDYPCTKDDISKDAFPERLDAEPLNIKEEEENKEEEQQIPNIKREEEQLDAEPFHIKEEEENKEEEQQVPYIKREEEPDYPCMKDGENTSLNVDDDEDEESHGDPTCHTDDKPWKCQCGKMFTCQSALKRHVRIHTGEKPFACSVCGQRFFEKGTLKRHTRTHTGEKPFYCLVCGQRFSRKGSLKIHARTHTGENPFACLVCGQRFSRKGSLKIHAKTHTGEKPFSCLVCGQRFSKTGTLKIHTRTHSGEKPYSCSVCGKRFPHKGNLKVHTRTHTGEKPFACLDCGQKFSDKRILKRHTKTHTGEKPFACTDCGQRFSQKAHLKNHRRTHTGEKPFACSHCGKKFSDKRNFKRHARTHTGEKPFACSYCGQKFSFKGSRINHTRTHAGEKPFCCSVCGQKSSDKRTLKNTPEHTLVRTNNLHQSELK; this is translated from the exons atggatggatggatatcccaTTCCTCAATTACAATGTTTGTGATGCATGCTTGTCTAATTTTTCTTCTTACTGTACACGGTACAGTTTCTCACTGTACAGGGTGGCCTCAATTTTGGACAATTTCTcaactgcgtgcgtgcgtgcgggaggaagggtatgatgtggctctttgcagtaacatagtaaaaaaaattggctcttcgtctctgactggttggccacccctgatgtatacaatgcagaggcgattgctccaagactgcaagggaagctcagcttcccctaaaatgtcaaaaa ATATCAGCGAAGATGCTTGTCCTGAGCGGCTGGATGCAGAGTCCTTTCAcatgaaagaagaagaggagaacAAAGAGGTAGAACAGCAGGTCCGATACATTAAAAGAGAGGAGGAGCCAGATTACCCTTGCACGAAAGATG ATATCAGCAAAGATGCTTTTCCTGAGCGGCTGGATGCAGAGCCCTTAaacattaaagaggaagaggagaacaaAGAGGAAGAACAGCAGATCCCAAACATTAAAAGAGAGGAGGAGCAGCTGGATGCAGAGCCCTTtcacattaaagaggaagaggagaacaaAGAGGAAGAACAGCAGGTCCCATACATTAAAAGAGAGGAGGAGCCAGATTACCCTTGCATGAAAGATGGTGAAaacacatcattaaatgttgatgatgatgaggatgaagagtcTCATGGTGATCCTACATGTCACACTGACGACAAACCCTGGAAATGTCAGTGTGGGAAGATGTTTACTTGTCAGAGTGCTTTGAAAAGACATGTGAGaatccacactggtgagaagccttttgcctgctcagtttgtggccaaagattctttgAGAAGGGAACCTTAAAAAGacacaccagaacacacactggtgagaaacctttttactgcttagtttgtggccaaagattctctagGAAGGGAAGTTTAAAAATACACGCGAGAACACACACTGGCGAGAATC cttttgcctgcttagtttgtggccaaagattctctagGAAGGGAAGCTTAAAAATACATGCGAAAacgcacactggtgagaaacctttttcctgcttagtttgtggccaaagattctctaaGACGGGAACCTTAAAAATACATACCAGAACACACTCTGGCGAGAAACCATATtcatgctcagtttgtggtaaaagattCCCCCATAAGGGAAACTTAAAagtacacacaagaacccacactggtgagaaaccttttgcctgtttggATTGTGGCCAAAAATTCTCTGACAAGAGAATCTTAAAAAGacacaccaaaacacacactggtgagaaaccctttgcctgtacagattgtggccaaagattctctcagaaggcacacctaaaaaatCACAggagaacccacactggtgagaagccttttgcctgttcaCATTGTGGCAAAAAATTCTCTGACAAGAGAAACTTTAAACGGCAcgccagaacacacactggtgagaaaccttttgcctgttcataCTGTGGCCAAAAATTCTCTTTTAAGGGAAGCCGAATTaaccacacaagaacccacgctggtgagaaacctttttgctgctcagtttgtggccaaaaatCCTCTGACAAGAGAACCTTAAAAAacacaccagaacacacactggtgagaacaaacaacctacatcaatcagagttaaaatga
- the LOC127604158 gene encoding gastrula zinc finger protein XlCGF57.1-like isoform X8, which translates to MDGWISHSSITMFVMHACLIFLLTVHGTVSHCTGWPQFWTISQLRACVREEGYDVALCSNIVKKIGSSSLTGWPPLMYTMQRRLLQDCKGSSASPKMSKNISEDACPERLDAESFHMKEEEENKEVEQQVRYIKREEEPDYPCTKDDISKDAFPERLDAEPLNIKEEEENKEEEQQIPNIKREEEQLDAEPFHIKEEEENKEEEQQVPYIKREEEPDYPCMKDGENTSLNVDDDEDEESHGDPTCHTDDKPWKCQCGKMFTCQSALKRHVRIHTGEKPFACSVCGQRFFEKGTLKRHTRTHTGEKPFACLVCGQRFSRKGSLKIHAKTHTGEKPFSCLVCGQRFSKTGTLKIHTRTHSGEKPYSCSVCGKRFPHKGNLKVHTRTHTGEKPFACLDCGQKFSDKRILKRHTKTHTGEKPFACTDCGQRFSQKAHLKNHRRTHTGEKPFACSHCGKKFSDKRNFKRHARTHTGEKPFACSYCGQKFSFKGSRINHTRTHAGEKPFCCSVCGQKSSDKRTLKNTPEHTLVRTNNLHQSELK; encoded by the exons atggatggatggatatcccaTTCCTCAATTACAATGTTTGTGATGCATGCTTGTCTAATTTTTCTTCTTACTGTACACGGTACAGTTTCTCACTGTACAGGGTGGCCTCAATTTTGGACAATTTCTcaactgcgtgcgtgcgtgcgggaggaagggtatgatgtggctctttgcagtaacatagtaaaaaaaattggctcttcgtctctgactggttggccacccctgatgtatacaatgcagaggcgattgctccaagactgcaagggaagctcagcttcccctaaaatgtcaaaaa ATATCAGCGAAGATGCTTGTCCTGAGCGGCTGGATGCAGAGTCCTTTCAcatgaaagaagaagaggagaacAAAGAGGTAGAACAGCAGGTCCGATACATTAAAAGAGAGGAGGAGCCAGATTACCCTTGCACGAAAGATG ATATCAGCAAAGATGCTTTTCCTGAGCGGCTGGATGCAGAGCCCTTAaacattaaagaggaagaggagaacaaAGAGGAAGAACAGCAGATCCCAAACATTAAAAGAGAGGAGGAGCAGCTGGATGCAGAGCCCTTtcacattaaagaggaagaggagaacaaAGAGGAAGAACAGCAGGTCCCATACATTAAAAGAGAGGAGGAGCCAGATTACCCTTGCATGAAAGATGGTGAAaacacatcattaaatgttgatgatgatgaggatgaagagtcTCATGGTGATCCTACATGTCACACTGACGACAAACCCTGGAAATGTCAGTGTGGGAAGATGTTTACTTGTCAGAGTGCTTTGAAAAGACATGTGAGaatccacactggtgagaagccttttgcctgctcagtttgtggccaaagattctttgAGAAGGGAACCTTAAAAAGacacaccagaacacacactggtgagaaac cttttgcctgcttagtttgtggccaaagattctctagGAAGGGAAGCTTAAAAATACATGCGAAAacgcacactggtgagaaacctttttcctgcttagtttgtggccaaagattctctaaGACGGGAACCTTAAAAATACATACCAGAACACACTCTGGCGAGAAACCATATtcatgctcagtttgtggtaaaagattCCCCCATAAGGGAAACTTAAAagtacacacaagaacccacactggtgagaaaccttttgcctgtttggATTGTGGCCAAAAATTCTCTGACAAGAGAATCTTAAAAAGacacaccaaaacacacactggtgagaaaccctttgcctgtacagattgtggccaaagattctctcagaaggcacacctaaaaaatCACAggagaacccacactggtgagaagccttttgcctgttcaCATTGTGGCAAAAAATTCTCTGACAAGAGAAACTTTAAACGGCAcgccagaacacacactggtgagaaaccttttgcctgttcataCTGTGGCCAAAAATTCTCTTTTAAGGGAAGCCGAATTaaccacacaagaacccacgctggtgagaaacctttttgctgctcagtttgtggccaaaaatCCTCTGACAAGAGAACCTTAAAAAacacaccagaacacacactggtgagaacaaacaacctacatcaatcagagttaaaatga